One Pyrus communis chromosome 13, drPyrComm1.1, whole genome shotgun sequence genomic window carries:
- the LOC137712930 gene encoding transcriptional regulator DEF1-like: protein MKTTEFMDKQIMDLSRSHSDDFYQLSYPQQFDDDDKDDEDFVSSFQFHPGRRVVSQEPRISALERGSSVDFLNLAKSGSKHVDRASEDSALISVIERKMDEHFGNLLHGVEGLSARISQLETRLRRLENSVGDLKDSTEINHGKADGKLRQLENMLREVDGGMQDLRDKQEITEAQLELAKLQMLKGYQQSENQTNNVQTVSAPGVLSSTPQQSYQPHLVQGPTQQVPSLPTDDPQTLSHQNFPPAQVPTQSPVQNPQPTPQMYYSFQVQQSQPPPTAPYHLSPPAPHPSLTSQLQQLPQQHAPFNAVDPQAQFSLVHNPGETSTPSQRYPPSFHKTSNAPGMALPTQQQQYAGSIQYTHDQTASNQYPEFSPGHMQPVQHSYFDDFRSHGGSPSDNSGPNMKHSLVLPASLDRSGGSSFSKLPTAKVLPHAIPMAASVDKESSSSGTGNRVPIDNVIDKVVAMGFRRDMVRATVKKMTENGQSVDVNLVLDKLMNNGEQPQSGGFGR from the exons ATGAAGACGACGGAGTTCATGGACAAGCAGATCATGGACCTCTCTCGATCCCACTCCGACGATTTCTATCAGCTTTCGTACCCTCAACAATTCGATGACGACGACAAGGACGACGAAGATTTCGTTTCCAGCTTTCAGTTCCACCCCGGACGACGGGTCGTCTCGCAGGAGCCGCGTATTTCCGCTCTCGAG CGTGGCAGTTCTGTGGACTTCCTCAACCTTGCAAAATCCGGAAGCAAGCATGTTGACAGGGCTTCCGAGGATTCAGCATTGATTTCGGTGATAGAACGAAAGATGGACGAGCATTTTGGAAATCTGTTGCACGGGGTGGAGGGTCTCAGTGCGCGAATTTCTCAGCTGGAGACTCGATTACGCCGGCTGGAGAATTCTGTTGGCGACTTGAAGGATTCTACTGAAATCAACCATGGGAAGGCCGATGGGAAACTGAGGCAACTAGAGAATATGCTAAGAGAG GTTGACGGTGGTATGCAGGATTTGAGAGATAAACAAGAGATAACAGAGGCTCAGTTGGAGCTTGCAAAGCTTCAAATGTTAAAGGGTTACCAGCAATCGGAAAACCAAACGAACAATGTACAAACAGTTTCAGCTCCAGGAGTACTGTCCTCGACGCCTCAGCAAAGCTACCAACCGCATTTAGTTCAGGGTCCTACCCAACAAGTTCCTTCGCTTCCTACTGATGATCCTCAAACTCTATCCCATCAGAATTTTCCACCAGCACAGGTCCCCACCCAGTCACCTGTGCAAAATCCACAACCCACACCTCAGATGTACTACAGCTTTCAAGTACAGCAGTCTCAACCGCCGCCCACTGCACCGTATCATCTTTCTCCTCCAGCACCACATCCTTCACTAACCTCACAATTACAGCAGCTGCCTCAACAGCACGCTCCTTTCAATGCTGTTGACCCACAAGCCCAGTTTTCTTTGGTTCATAATCCCGGAGAAACCTCCACGCCATCTCAAAGATATCCTCCAAGCTTCCACAAGACCTCTAATGCACCTGGCATGGCTCTCCCAACCCAACAACAGCAATATGCGGGTTCCATTCAGTATACGCATGATCAAACCGCAAGCAATCAGTACCCGGAGTTTTCCCCTGGCCATATGCAGCCAGTTCAACATtcatattttgatgattttcgTTCCCACGGTGGATCTCCGTCTGACAACAGCGGTCCAAACATGAAACACTCACTAGTCTTGCCAGCCTCATTAGACCGTTCTGGTGGAAGCAGCTTTTCGAAACTGCCAACTGCCAAGGTTTTGCCACATGCAATACCCATGGCTGCTAGTGTGGATAAGGAATCGAGTTCCAGTGGGACTGGAAACAGAGTACCAATTGATAATGTCATTGATAAGGTTGTAGCGATGGGATTCCGAAGGGACATGGTCAGAGCAACAGTGAAGAAAATGACTGAGAATGGGCAGTCGGTGGACGTCAATCTTGTGCTGGACAAGCTGATGAACAATGGAGAACAGCCTCAAAGTGGTGGATTTGGCCGGTAA
- the LOC137712464 gene encoding galactinol--sucrose galactosyltransferase-like has translation MASSITKINVALVNDTSPLPLTLKGSNLLANGHPFLTEVPLNITATLSPFNKTPSGCFLGFDADESRSRHVVHIGKLTSIKFMSIFRFKVWWATRWTGTTGNDLEHETQMMLLDKNDSGLPYVVILPLLEGPFRASLQPSHANDDYVDICMESGSTRVSASNFRSCLYMQGSGDDPYSLVKEAMKVVRAHLGTFKLLEEKTVPKIVDKFGWCTWDAFYLNVHPRGVWEGVKGLVEGGCPPGLVLIDDGWQSICPDEDSVEGQEGMARISAGEQMPCRLISFKENYKFKEYEGASGKGLGGFVKDLKEEFGSVEHVYVWHALCGYWGGIKPGINSPGMPEECCRVVSPKLSPGLERTMEDPAVDKIVRNGVGLVLPEVAHKLYEGIHSHLQSVGIDGVKVDVINLLEMLSEDFGGQVELAKAYYKALTASVRKHFNGNGVIASMQHSNYFMYLGTEAIALGRVGDDFCSETMEQAGGTYWLQGCHVVHCAYNSLWIGNIIQPDWDMFQSTHPCAEFHAASRAISGGPIYISDSVGKHNFKLLKNLVLPDGSVLRCQHYALPSRDCLFEDPVHDGKTMLKIWNLNKYTGVLGVFNCQGGGWCSKSRSNKIAPDCSKSVTCLASPKDVEWNQGKNPISIKGVNTFAVYMFHQNKLKLLQPSEKIEISLEPFTFELLTVSPVRVLPKKPIQFAPIGLVNMLNTGGAIESVEFEEHEDSLSLVRIGMKGCGEMRMFASEKPIACKIDGEGVKFHYVDKMVKVQVPWLCSSRSTLVEYLF, from the exons ATGGCTTCAAGCATAACTAAGATTAATGTAGCCCTTGTGAATGACACGTCACCACTCCCACTAACTCTCAAAGGATCCAACCTTCTCGCTAATGGCCACCCATTCCTCACTGAAGTCCCTCTCAACATCACAGCTACCCTGTCACCTTTTAACAAGACCCCCTCCGGCTGCTTCCTTGGCTTCGACGCCGACGAGTCTAGGAGCCGCCACGTGGTCCATATCGGAAAACTCACTTCGATCAAGTTCATGAGCATATTCCGGTTCAAGGTCTGGTGGGCCACCCGCTGGACCGGAACCACCGGAAACGACTTGGAGCACGAGACCCAGATGATGCTCTTGGACAAAAACGACTCCGGGCTCCCTTACGTTGTGATTCTTCCACTTCTGGAAGGACCATTCAGAGCCTCTCTCCAACCGAGTCATGCAAACGATGACTACGTGGACATTTGCATGGAAAGCGGCTCGACACGTGTCAGCGCATCGAACTTCAGGAGCTGCTTGTATATGCAAGGTAGCGGTGATGACCCGTATAGCTTGGTCAAGGAGGCAATGAAGGTGGTGAGGGCCCACTTGGGGACGTTCAAGCTCCTAGAGGAAAAAACCGTACCAAAAATAGTGGACAAGTTTGGGTGGTGTACGTGGGATGCATTCTATCTTAATGTGCACCCCAGAGGCGTGTGGGAAGGTGTGAAGGGCCTGGTGGAGGGTGGGTGCCCTCCAGGACTGGTCCTCATTGATGATGGGTGGCAATCAATCTGTCCCGACGAGGACTCAGTGGAGGGCCAAGAAGGCATGGCCAGGATATCAGCTGGGGAACAAATGCCATGCAGGCTGATTAGTTTTAAAGAGAATTATAAATTTAAGGAGTATGAGGGGGCGTCTGGCAAGGGCTTGGGTGGCTTTGTTAAGGATTTGAAGGAGGAATTTGGGAGTGTGGAGCATGTGTATGTGTGGCATGCGCTTTGTGGGTATTGGGGTGGGATTAAGCCTGGGATTAATAGTCCAGGGATGCCCGAAGAGTGCTGCAGGGTGGTTAGTCCTAAGTTGTCTCCGGGATTAGAGAGGACAATGGAGGACCCGGCGGTGGACAAGATTGTGAGGAATGGAGTTGGGTTGGTTCTGCCAGAGGTGGCCCACAAGCTATATGAGGGGATTCACTCTCATCTTCAGTCGGTGGGGATTGATGGTGTCAAGGTTGATGTCATAAAC TTGCTTGAGATGTTATCCGAGGATTTTGGCGGTCAAGTTGAGTTGGCTAAAGCATATTACAAGGCACTGACTGCTTCTGTGAGGAAGCATTTCAATGGCAATGGGGTGATTGCTAGCATGCAGCACAGCAATTACTTTATGTACCTCGGAACCGAGGCCATAGCCCTTGGACGTGTTG gAGATGATTTCTGTTCTGAGACGATGGAGCAAGCAGGTGGGACATATTGGTTGCAAGGGTGTCACGTGGTGCACTGCGCCTACAATAGCCTTTGGATAGGCAACATCATACAGCCAGATTGGGACATGTTTCAATCTACGCACCCGTGCGCTGAGTTCCATGCTGCATCAAGAGCCATATCTGGAGGACCAATCTACATTAGTGACTCTGTTGGAAAGCACAACTTCAAGCTTCTTAAGAACCTGGTGTTGCCAGATGGGTCCGTACTGCGATGCCAACACTATGCCCTTCCTTCTAGGGATTGCCTATTTGAAGACCCTGTGCATGATGGGAAAACAATGCTCAAGATATGGAACCTCAACAAA TACACTGGagttttaggtgtttttaattGTCAAGGCGGAGGATGGTGCTCTAAATCCAGGAGTAACAAAATTGCCCCCGACTGCTCAAAGTCTGTGACCTGTTTGGCTAGCCCAAAAGATGTCGAATGGAATCAAGGGAAGAATCCAATTTCAATCAAAGGAGTGAACACATTTGCTGTGTATATGTTCCACCAAAACAAGCTGAAGCTCTTGCAGCCATCAGAGAAGATAGAGATTTCACTTGAGCCTTTTACTTTTGAGCTCCTCACCGTTTCGCCGGTGAGGGTCTTGCCGAAGAAACCGATCCAATTTGCTCCGATTGGATTGGTCAACATGCTTAACACTGGCGGTGCAATTGAGTCAGTAGAATTTGAGGAACATGAAGATTCCCTTAGTTTGGTGAGAATTGGAATGAAGGGTTGTGGAGAAATGAGAATGTTTGCTTCAGAAAAGCCAATTGCTTGTAAGATCGATGGGGAGGGAGTGAAGTTTCATTACGTTGATAAGATGGTCAAAGTCCAGGTGCCATGGCTTTGTTCTTCAAGGTCAACTTTAGTTGAGTACCTGTTTTGA
- the LOC137713597 gene encoding SUPPRESSOR OF ABI3-5 isoform X2, whose translation MASPSPSESDPQDAHNSFVWDESSQLYFHAGSGFYHDPTAGWYYSTRDGLYYKFEDGSYVLLPSPQDGNLENPNQEYQFSHENQRIQTVPQEPNEVAGDTDCRSSSDVPGIPPPASEWLEDTLIDLFLTGYSNLKPNAADDMTLFPETDVELRADGNNDSHELNERELTPEDLDAAIKSKENVSDEGASWDEENWRAQYGQVIQSEEASIPESSLVSLWDWEMITKPRKDGKGEEARLVGRLVRQSAKLHPAMPSGGGRLKTAPICEVHLDLVRVITGQIYKLRSPSRRYLSSLPTYDSSNPTKDWGFPELSVNKQILPNSKSSVNCESETLDGAAVSKDSSLLRGQTYERHESYAYKDRAADRRALHGGFGVGPGQKNSIVGDGDLPDVSTEEAAAEALNMSFGEGSYARKILESMGWKEGETLGKTTNGLAEPIQAHGNIGSAGLGWPQGRFTHHDSRAL comes from the exons ATGGCGAGTCCGAGTCCCTCAGAATCCGACCCGCAAGACGCCCACAACTCCTTTGTTTGGGACGAAAGCTCTCAGCTCTATTTCCATGCCGGTAGTGGATTTTACCACGACCCAACAGCCGGCTGGTACTACAGCACCCGAGATGGCCTTTACTACAAGTTCGAAGATGGAAGTTACGTCCTTCTTCCCTCTCCCCAG GACGGTAATTTGGAAAATCccaatcaagaatatcaatttTCACATGAAAATCAACGCATACAAACTGTTCCGCAGGAACCCAATGAAGTTGCAG GGGATACAGATTGCCGTAGTAGCAGTGATGTACCCGGAATTCCCCCTCCTGCCTCGGAATG GTTGGAAGATACGCTTATTGATCTTTTCTTGACGGGTTATTCCAATTTAAAACCCAATGCTGCTGATGATATGACATTGTTTCCTGAAACAGATGTTGAGTTGCGAGCAGACG GGAACAATGATAGTCACGAGCTCAATGAACGTGAATTGACTCCCGAGGACCTTGATGCTGCAATTAAGTCAAAAGAAAACGTCTCTGATGAAG GTGCTTCATGGGACGAAGAGAACTGGCGAGCACAGTATGGTCAGGTCATTCAATCTGAAGAAGCGTCTATCCCAGAGTCTTCCCTTGTGAGTTTATGGGACTGGGAAATGATCACAAAGCCCAGAAAGGATGGAAAAGGTGAGGAAGCAAGGCTTGTTGGGAGATTAGTGAGACAGTCTGCTAAGCTTCATCCTGCTATGCCTTCTGGTGGTGGCCGTCTAAAAACTGCTCCAATATGTGAAGTACATCTTGATCTGGTACGAGTTATAACAG GACAAATCTATAAGTTGCGGAGTCCCAGTAGACGATACCTATCTTCCTTGCCAACTTATGATTCTTCAAATCCAACAAAAGATTGGGGCTTCCCTGAATTATCAGTCAACAAACAAATTCTCCCCAACTCAAAATCCAGTGTAAACTGTGAATCAGAAACTTTAGATGGAGCGGCAGTTAGCAAGGATTCATCTCTGTTGCGTGGCCAAACATACGAAAGG CATGAGAGCTATGCATATAAGGATAGAGCTGCTGATAGAAGAGCCTTGCACGGTGGTTTCGGAGTGGGTCCAGGACAAAAGAATTCAATAGTTGGTGATGGTGATCTACCAGATGTCTCTACGGAGGAAGCCGCGGCAGAGGCCTTGAACATGTCATTTGGAGAGGGTAGTTATGCGAGAAAAATTCTAGAAAGCATGGGCTGGAAAGAG GGAGAAACGCTTGGCAAAACTACAAATGGATTGGCGGAACCTATTCAGGCACACGGCAACATTGGTAGTGCTGGATTAGGGTGGCCTCAGGGAAGATTTACGCACCACGACAGCAGGGCCTTGTAA
- the LOC137713597 gene encoding SUPPRESSOR OF ABI3-5 isoform X1, which yields MASPSPSESDPQDAHNSFVWDESSQLYFHAGSGFYHDPTAGWYYSTRDGLYYKFEDGSYVLLPSPQDGNLENPNQEYQFSHENQRIQTVPQEPNEVAGDTDCRSSSDVPGIPPPASEWLEDTLIDLFLTGYSNLKPNAADDMTLFPETDVELRADVAGNNDSHELNERELTPEDLDAAIKSKENVSDEGASWDEENWRAQYGQVIQSEEASIPESSLVSLWDWEMITKPRKDGKGEEARLVGRLVRQSAKLHPAMPSGGGRLKTAPICEVHLDLVRVITGQIYKLRSPSRRYLSSLPTYDSSNPTKDWGFPELSVNKQILPNSKSSVNCESETLDGAAVSKDSSLLRGQTYERHESYAYKDRAADRRALHGGFGVGPGQKNSIVGDGDLPDVSTEEAAAEALNMSFGEGSYARKILESMGWKEGETLGKTTNGLAEPIQAHGNIGSAGLGWPQGRFTHHDSRAL from the exons ATGGCGAGTCCGAGTCCCTCAGAATCCGACCCGCAAGACGCCCACAACTCCTTTGTTTGGGACGAAAGCTCTCAGCTCTATTTCCATGCCGGTAGTGGATTTTACCACGACCCAACAGCCGGCTGGTACTACAGCACCCGAGATGGCCTTTACTACAAGTTCGAAGATGGAAGTTACGTCCTTCTTCCCTCTCCCCAG GACGGTAATTTGGAAAATCccaatcaagaatatcaatttTCACATGAAAATCAACGCATACAAACTGTTCCGCAGGAACCCAATGAAGTTGCAG GGGATACAGATTGCCGTAGTAGCAGTGATGTACCCGGAATTCCCCCTCCTGCCTCGGAATG GTTGGAAGATACGCTTATTGATCTTTTCTTGACGGGTTATTCCAATTTAAAACCCAATGCTGCTGATGATATGACATTGTTTCCTGAAACAGATGTTGAGTTGCGAGCAGACG TTGCAGGGAACAATGATAGTCACGAGCTCAATGAACGTGAATTGACTCCCGAGGACCTTGATGCTGCAATTAAGTCAAAAGAAAACGTCTCTGATGAAG GTGCTTCATGGGACGAAGAGAACTGGCGAGCACAGTATGGTCAGGTCATTCAATCTGAAGAAGCGTCTATCCCAGAGTCTTCCCTTGTGAGTTTATGGGACTGGGAAATGATCACAAAGCCCAGAAAGGATGGAAAAGGTGAGGAAGCAAGGCTTGTTGGGAGATTAGTGAGACAGTCTGCTAAGCTTCATCCTGCTATGCCTTCTGGTGGTGGCCGTCTAAAAACTGCTCCAATATGTGAAGTACATCTTGATCTGGTACGAGTTATAACAG GACAAATCTATAAGTTGCGGAGTCCCAGTAGACGATACCTATCTTCCTTGCCAACTTATGATTCTTCAAATCCAACAAAAGATTGGGGCTTCCCTGAATTATCAGTCAACAAACAAATTCTCCCCAACTCAAAATCCAGTGTAAACTGTGAATCAGAAACTTTAGATGGAGCGGCAGTTAGCAAGGATTCATCTCTGTTGCGTGGCCAAACATACGAAAGG CATGAGAGCTATGCATATAAGGATAGAGCTGCTGATAGAAGAGCCTTGCACGGTGGTTTCGGAGTGGGTCCAGGACAAAAGAATTCAATAGTTGGTGATGGTGATCTACCAGATGTCTCTACGGAGGAAGCCGCGGCAGAGGCCTTGAACATGTCATTTGGAGAGGGTAGTTATGCGAGAAAAATTCTAGAAAGCATGGGCTGGAAAGAG GGAGAAACGCTTGGCAAAACTACAAATGGATTGGCGGAACCTATTCAGGCACACGGCAACATTGGTAGTGCTGGATTAGGGTGGCCTCAGGGAAGATTTACGCACCACGACAGCAGGGCCTTGTAA
- the LOC137713756 gene encoding short-chain dehydrogenase TIC 32 A, chloroplastic-like — translation MKETLRYLAGIAGPSGYGSNSTAEQVTQDCSSSVPSQLTAIITGATSGIGAETARVLAKRGVRVVIPARDLLKAAEVKEGIQRESPEAEVILLEIDLSSLASVDRFCSEFLALRLPLNILINNGGMFSQALEYSEDKIEMTFATNYLGHHFLTEKLLEKMVETAAQTGIRGRIINVSSAVHSWVKRDEFRFNQLLNPKNYNGTKAYAQSKLANVLHAKELARQLKARNARVTINAVHPGVVKTGIIRAHKGFITDSVFFIASKLLKSTSQGASTACYVALSPELEEVSGKYFADCNESDCSKLANDESEAHKLWKQTRLLIHRRLSQPTA, via the exons ATGAAGGAGACACTAAGGTACTTGGCAGGAATTGCAGGCCCAAGTGGTTATGGCTCAAATTCAACTGCTGAGCAAGTCACCCAAGATTGTTCTTCCTCAGTCCCTTCTCAACTCACTGCCATAATCACTG GAGCAACGTCAGGGATCGGAGCTGAAACGGCAAGAGTGCTGGCAAAGAGAGGAGTGAGGGTCGTGATTCCGGCGAGAGATTTATTGAAGGCGGCGGAAGTGAAGGAGGGGATTCAAAGGGAGAGTCCAGAGGCTGAGGTTATACTCTTAGAGATTGACCTGAGCTCACTCGCTTCTGTTGATAGATTTTGTTCTGAGTTCTTAGCTCTAAGACTTCCCCTCAACATCCTCAT AAACAATGGTGGGATGTTTTCTCAGGCTTTGGAATATTCTGAAGACAAAATTGAGATGACATTTGCTACAAATTACTTGG GACATCATTTTTTGACAGAAAAGCTGCTGGAAAAAATGGTGGAAACAGCAGCTCAGACCGGCATCCGAGGGAGAATAATCAACGTTTCTTCTGCGGTCCACAGCTGGGTTAAGAGAGATGAATTCCGCTTCAACCAATTGCTCAACCCTAAGAA TTATAATGGTACAAAAGCTTACGCACAGTCCAAACTGGCAAACGTATTGCACGCCAAGGAACTGGCAAGACAGCTTAAG GCAAGAAATGCAAGAGTAACGATTAACGCAGTGCACCCGGGAGTTGTAAAGACCGGAATTATAAGAGCTCATAAGGGCTTCATCACAG ATTCTGTTTTCTTCATCGCGTCCAAGTTACTAAAATCGACATCCCAGGGTGCTTCAACAGCTTGCTATGTTGCTTTAAGCCCGGAACTGGAAGAAGTGAGTGGGAAATACTTTGCAGACTGCAACGAGAGCGACTGCTCGAAACTAGCAAATGATGAATCTGAAGCTCATAAGTTATGGAAGCAGACTCGTCTGCTAATCCATAGACGCCTTTCCCAACCAACAGCTTAA